The Microbacterium schleiferi genome contains the following window.
GACGGGCCGGTTCTGGGCATCCACGAGGTCGAACAGCTCGATGAGTTCGCGTGCCCGCTGCGCTGACCGGCGCCGTCCGAGGTGGTAGAGCATCCCCACCATGAAGAGGTTCTCGAACCCGGTGAGGTTCTCGTCAACCGCCGCGTACTGACCGCTCGCGCCACTCATCCGACGGATCTGCTGCGGGTCGGCAAGCACGTCGACACCGTCGATGCTCGCGGAACCGGCATCCGGTCGGATGAGGGTCGTCAGCACCTTCACCGTCGTTGTCTTGCCGGCACCGTTCGGCCCGAGCAGCGCCGCGACGGTTCCCTCCGGCACCGACAGGTCGAGCCCGTCAAGCGCGCGGACGACTGGCGCACCCCGCGGATGGTAGGTCTTGACGAGTCCACTCGCCTCGATGAAAGCCATGGCAGGGATGGTACCGGTGCGAGACGACATTCCGGGTAGTCGGCGGCGGCCCCACGGGGGCGGACTCTCCCGCATGATGGATGCATGGCTGAGCCGGTGACGTCCCAGCGGATTCTCGAGCACGTCCAGAGGCTCGGCGAGGAGCATCCGCCGATCGAGCTGGACTCCGTCGACCGCGGCATCCGTGACCCGCGAGCTGTCGCCGACCGGTACGGGCGTGTCATCGACTACCTAGCTCGCGTCGAGCTCGAGGTCGACCGCAACGTGCTCGAGCTGCTCGTGCTGCTGCCCGATGTCAGCGAGGTGGACCGCCTGTTCTACGCGGACGTCTGGCAGCCTCAGGAAATCCAGCACGGCCTGATCCTCGATCGGCTACAGCAGGACCTCGGACGCGCCGCCGCGGAGCCAGTGCTCGACGTGTCATACAAGATGCGGATCATGGGCGCACTCGCTCATTTCTCCGCGATCCAGGACATCGCTCGGCTGCTGTATTACCTGACCGGCGCGAGCACTGAACGGCAGGCGGTGCTCGCCTACAACACGATCCATGGCGGGATGACCGAGCTCGGCGAGACCGCGATCGCCGAAACGATCATCACGCCCATCCGTCGGCAAGAGCCCGGCCATTTCGCGTTCTACCGCATGAGCGCAACTGAGCTCGTGCACTCCGGCGCGCTTCGCCCTTGGCAGCTGTACCTCGCTCGCGTCTTGCGCGAGAAGACCTACAACCTCGTCGGGACGAACGGGCAAGATCGCTACCGCACGCAGATGGGCGGCGTCGTCACCGCGCTCGGTTTCGACACCGACCTCGACAAGTACGCGCGCGAGGTCGGCCGCATCGAAGCGCAGCTGCTGTGGGCGCACGAGCGCGGCATGGAGTTTCCGCCCTACGTTCTGCGGGCCCTGCGCGAGAGCATCGACCTCTACCGCGAGCGCGGCTTCGACGACGCCGCCTGACGCGGCATCCCCGGCTTGACCGGCCTCTCGCAGGCAGGGATTCTTCCTGGGGTAGGACGATCTGCCCGCTCATCGTCCTGCATCAGGGATTTCTCCTACGCCCGTGAGGTGGGGCGCGAGACCACGGATGCCGGCAGCGACGTAATCTGACAGCGTGGCCGGATTCGGCATCCGGCCCGGGACGGAGCTGACATGCAATTCGGGCTGCACATCGCGGACTTCACCTTCGATTCGGGGCCGGCCCAGCTCGGCCCGACCCTCGCGCGGCACGTCCGGCACGCCGAGGATGCGGGGATCCAGCGCATCACGGTCATGGACCACTTCTGGCAGCTCCCCGGAATCGGGCCCGTCGAGCACGAGATGCTCGAGGCCTACGCGACTCTCGGATTCCTTGCCGCGCACACTCAGAAGGCGATGCTGCACGTCCTGGTCACGGGGGTCATCTACCGGCATCCGGCCCTGCTTGCCAAGCAGGTGAGCACCCTCAACGTGCTCTCGGGCGGCCGGGTCGGGCTCGGCATCGGAGCGGGATGGAATGAGCAGGAGTGCGTCGGGCTCGGTTTCCCGTTCTCGCCGGTCGCGCAACGCTTCGTTGAGCTGGAGGAGACGATCCAGATCTGCCAGCAAATGTGGTCAGACTCCGAAGAGCCGTATGACGGCGCGATCTGGCAGCTCGGGCGCACGCTGAATTCGCCGCAGAACGTGACCAAGCCGATGCTGATGATCGGCGGTGGCGGCGAGAAGAAGACCCTCAAACTCGTCGCTCAGTACGCGGATGCCTGCAACCTAAGT
Protein-coding sequences here:
- a CDS encoding GTP-binding protein LepA, translated to MAEPVTSQRILEHVQRLGEEHPPIELDSVDRGIRDPRAVADRYGRVIDYLARVELEVDRNVLELLVLLPDVSEVDRLFYADVWQPQEIQHGLILDRLQQDLGRAAAEPVLDVSYKMRIMGALAHFSAIQDIARLLYYLTGASTERQAVLAYNTIHGGMTELGETAIAETIITPIRRQEPGHFAFYRMSATELVHSGALRPWQLYLARVLREKTYNLVGTNGQDRYRTQMGGVVTALGFDTDLDKYAREVGRIEAQLLWAHERGMEFPPYVLRALRESIDLYRERGFDDAA
- a CDS encoding LLM class F420-dependent oxidoreductase, whose product is MQFGLHIADFTFDSGPAQLGPTLARHVRHAEDAGIQRITVMDHFWQLPGIGPVEHEMLEAYATLGFLAAHTQKAMLHVLVTGVIYRHPALLAKQVSTLNVLSGGRVGLGIGAGWNEQECVGLGFPFSPVAQRFVELEETIQICQQMWSDSEEPYDGAIWQLGRTLNSPQNVTKPMLMIGGGGEKKTLKLVAQYADACNLSALAGVPTGKLDVLRAHCDDVGRDYDTVEKTAMIGVNPESTVDGVADQVRALGEAGFTTTYVFSVGIRQPEKVVDLIAGVAGRV